In Plasmodium gaboni strain SY75 chromosome 7, whole genome shotgun sequence, the following are encoded in one genomic region:
- a CDS encoding putative mitochondrial ribosomal protein S8 precursor, with translation MQRACEMVVSLLRTDSMTQKCPFHVLNVQILELLQKEGLIRGFSIKGTKIDILLKHYKGAPVIRNIRVVSKPSRDIWLTPHELKFRTRFNTGLWVMQTSCGVISHRDCIRMGIGGKMLFAVNNGYQHFC, from the exons ATGCAGAGAGCATGTGAAATGGTTGTATCTTTATTACGAACAGATTCCATGACTCAAAAATGTCCATTCCATGTTTTGAATGTTCAAATTTTGGAGTTATTACAAAAAGAAGGTCTTATCAGAGGTTTCTCTATTAAAGGCACAAAAATAGATATACTACTAAAGCATTATAAAGGAGCACCa GTCATTAGAAATATCCGGGTTGTTTCAAAACCTAGTCGAGATATTTGGCTAACTCCCCATGAACTTAAATTTCGGACGAGATTTAACACGGGCCTTTGGGTTATGCAAACTAGCTGTGGTGTTATTAGTCATAGGGATTGTATTCGAATGGGAATAGGAGGGAAAATGTTATTTGCTGTAAATAATGGTTATCAACATTTTTGTTAA
- a CDS encoding putative prefoldin subunit 3, whose protein sequence is MSFDDLTDNTKSLRNIPGAKYIEHIAEFLQNKNEENILRQARELLLKYKFMEHSFVTRQLNTQKKIPELTDALRVVKTFQKKKQMGKNKNLVTLFPVEESLYAKGIIEKFDNIMLWLGANVMVEFTFNEAINLLNQHLQRAINLFKELDEELSWLHQQICTTEINISRIHNYVEMKKGLKEKEADNKTEQVN, encoded by the exons ATGTCATTTGACGATTTAACTGATAATACCAAATCTCTAAGGAATATTCCAGGAGCGAAATATATA GAACATATCGCGGaatttttacaaaataaaaatgagGAAAATATACTCCGCCAAGCAAGAGAACTTttatt gaaatataaatttatgGAACATTCCTTTGTAACTAGACAATTGAACactcaaaaaaaaataccAGAATTAACAGATGCCTTAAGAGTTGTGAAAActtttcaaaaaaaaaag CAAATGggaaaaaacaaaaatttaGTAACATTATTTCCCGTGGAAGAATCTTTGTATGCTAAGGGAATCATCGAAAAATTTGACAATATTATGTTATGGCTAGGG GCTAACGTAATGGTTGAGTTTACCTTTAATGAAGCTATAAATCTTTTAAACCAACACTTGCAAAGAGCAATAAATTTATTCAAAGAATTG GATGAAGAATTATCGTGGTTGCATCAACAAATATGCACAACagaaattaatatatcaagaattcataattatgttgaaatgaaaaaaggattgaaagaaaaagaagCTGATAATAAAACTGAACAAGTAAATTAA
- a CDS encoding hypothetical protein (conserved Plasmodium protein, unknown function): protein MIGMNHDFLSANFVGYPMEEKKTLCYQDFNINKKRTTPLKYNNFNNYEYLKELDDLREYKRITCEKIKKYESSIYSYKNQLRNVNKKKLDGGKINLKLLNIFVNIICDIIEYLCSDINKSVLSVLPFIHTILNTSPIRDKKIYQCSKLIHITLTHLNCKNVVHNKDEILREEIEKDYDLRTHKLDDLEWLACETNDKGWLAISDRWETCPKDLKWLCVKRNNRSWILYRHIWENSSDDLKYIAILFDDKKWLHLYKIWKLIPLSLKFKAINSRDVTICKPSLSEIIYNNNNIYNNDIYDDENFVNINSYNSSSIKNNYRTSSMMGNYYLRYNNMVEKIWSSKLYENMQKREDALEESLKYDLYKTQMKKKKSDDNNKDKHILKHINTKKGVIKNGADNLNDKLLMLKEIEKDKKENESFKNGIIHSIHAYEEDKEKQYGTDSRVVIQKGMSKSVQHEERGITKKKEEDKQIEKDDKRDIRSYKQLDINIINKRLNSKFSLKKSCKENFIKNMLFNKINIQQKVDNNNNNNNNNNQYEEKNKSNDEKERLDDKNDILQYPISEKHIIKNEDIKINNTNKNEIQLLEKKESEKMKNNIQKKKLPSLKNMLKMKEECYLKKFSKMRIKKSILEECVPSIQNKQNSKSIENFDDSSSDEFIDTKHSYSIKHDEKKISKRTVPLLLNKLSKIKLDNIKKFPIQIKKQHFKEHIINMKEKDVLKTDEKYTNSLYHENVQYEKNDNKHILKVGASFKSEDINEKEIEINKEQKDEDIKKEHQGMVTNYFTDLFNAFNFVNTPKEVGSFFDLKNNEDKILFDDNLIGKNCASLEENDKSDDEKEYSIEKANNNRDVMKLNIKSMNSAMIMEGNNINEENIKNDNDILTNSKNMEENKLPYIKTLRSLNFNKFPTKNNLKGYSIKEELLTKIKKKNNEEKIISMESIEYKLKESKYQSNSYICKDPILQFYTNKKNSSFLKDSQDNSMKNNPSNILRKILDSDLSNFNNMNKKRMTADEIAKHTNASLYITVKRKASQSSLTNSLKIIPKIKEKPKLSF from the exons ATG ATTGGGATGAACCATGATTTTTTGTCAGCAAACTTTGTTGGATATCCAAtggaagaaaaaaaaacatt GTGTTACCAAgattttaatataaataaaaaaagaacgactcctttaaaatat AacaattttaataattatgagTACTTAAAAGAATTAGACGATCTCCGggaatataaaagaat aACTTGcgaaaaaataaaaaaatatgaaagttctatatattcatataagAATCAATTGAGAAATGTAAAc aaaaaaaaacttgatggaggaaaaataaatttaaaattattaaatatatttgttaatattatatgtgaTATAATAGAATACCTATGTTctgatataaataaatcaG tCTTATCCGTTCTTCCTTTTATTCATACCATATTGAATACAAGTCCCATa aGAGATAAGAAAATATACCAGTGTTCCAAATTAATCCATATAACATTAACCCATTTGAACTGTAAAAATGTAGTGCATAATAAAGATGAAATTCTTAGAGAAGAGATAGAAAAGGACTATGATTTAAGGACCCATAAATTAGACGATTTAGAATGGTTAGCTTGTGAAACTAATGATAAAGGTTGGCTAGCTATTAGCGACAGATGGGAAACATGTCCCAAGGATTTAAAATGGTTATGTGtgaaaagaaataatagATCATGGATATTATATCGTCATATATGGGAAAACAGTTCAGATgatttgaaatatatagCTATATTGTttgatgataaaaaatggctacatttatataaaatatggAAGCTCATTCCTTTAAGTTTAAAATTTAAAGCGATAAACTCAAGGGATGTTACTATTTGTAAACCATCATTAAGtgaaattatttataacaataataatatatataataatgatatatatgatgatgaaaattttgtgaatataaattcatataattcatcatctataaaaaataattatagaACTAGTAGTATGATGGGAAATTATTACTtaagatataataatatggtTGAAAAGATATGGTcatcaaaattatatgagAACATGCAAAAAAGAGAGGATGCTTTAGAAGAATcattaaaatatgatttatataaaacacaaatgaaaaaaaaaaaaagtgatgataataataaagataaacatatattgaaacatataaatacaaaaaaagGTGTAATTAAAAATGGAGCTGATAACTTAAATGATAAATTGTTAATGTTAAAAGAAATCGAAAAGgataaaaaggaaaatgAAAGTTTTAAAAATGGAATAATACATTCTATTCATGCATATGAAGAAGACAAAGAAAAACAATATGGTACCGATAGCCGAGTGGTAATTCAAAAAGGTATGAGTAAAAGTGTTCAACATGAGGAAAGGGGGATtacaaaaaagaaagaagaAGACAAACAAATTGAAAAGGATGACAAAAGGGATATAAGATCATACAAACAATTAgacataaatataattaacAAAAGATTAAATTCAAAATTtagtttaaaaaaaagttgtaaagaaaattttattaaaaatatgttatttaataaaataaatatacaacaaaaagtagataataataataataataataataataataaccaatatgaagaaaaaaataaaagtaatgATGAAAAGGAAAGGTTAGATGATAAGAATGACATACTACAATATCCAATATCAgaaaaacatattataaagaacgaagatattaaaataaataatacaaataaaaatgaaattcagttgttagaaaaaaaagaaagtgaaaaaatgaagaataatatacaaaaaaagaagttaccatcattaaaaaatatgttaaaaatgaaagaagaatgttatttaaaaaaattctcaaaaatgagaataaaaaaaagtattttAGAAGAATGTGTACCTAGTATACAAAACAAACAAAATAGTAAGAGCATAGAAAATTTTGATGACAGCTCAAGTGATGAATTTATAGATACTAAACATAGTTATTCTATAAAACATgatgagaaaaaaatatctaAAAGAACAGTACCacttttattaaataagttgtctaaaattaaattggacaatataaagaaattCCCTATccaaataaaaaaacaacattttaaagaacacattattaatatgaaaGAAAAGGATGTTTTGAAAACAGATGAGAAATATACTAATAGTTTATATCATGAAAATGTGCAATATGAAAAGAATgataataaacatattttaaaagtaGGTGCGTCTTTCAAAAGTGAGGATATTAATg AAAAGGAAattgaaataaataaagagCAGAAAGATGAGGACATAAAAAAG GAGCATCAAGGAATGGTTACAAATTACTTTACAGATTTATTTAATGCATTTAATTTTGTTAATACTCCAAAGGAGGTAGGTAGTTTTTttgatttaaaaaataatgaggataaaatattatttgacGATAATTTAATAGGAAAAAATTGCGCTTCATTGGAGGAAAATGATAAAAGTGACGatgaaaaagaatattCAATAGAAAAGgcaaataataatagagATGTGatgaaattaaatataaaatcaaTGAATTCGGCGATGATAATGGAaggaaataatataaatgaagaaaatataaaaaatgataatgatattCTTACTAATAGTAAAAATATggaagaaaataaattaccatatataaaaacttTGAGAAgtttaaattttaataaattcCCTACAAAGAATAATTTAAAAGGGTATTcaataaaagaagaattattaacaaaaataaaaaagaagaataatgaagaaaaaattatatctATGGAAAGTAtagaatataaattaaaagaaagTAAATACCAGAGTAATTCTTATATATGTAAAGATCCAATATTACAATTTTATactaataaaaaaaattcctcatttttaaaagattCACAAGATAATTCTATGAAAAATAATCCTAGTAATATTTTACGAAAGATACTTGATTCTGATTTGTctaattttaataatatgaataaaaaaagaatgaCAGCTGATGAAATTGCTAAGCATACAAATGCTTCACTTTATATAACAGTTAAGAGAAAGGCATCACAGTCTTCTCTGACAAAttcattaaaaataatacctaagataaaagaaaaacccaaattatcattttga
- a CDS encoding putative membrane protein (conserved Plasmodium membrane protein, unknown function) translates to MFYHLKNRRNFLNNFVHKNVLVEKGFNIRYYHLNRSPEQKNDYNFLKTCKFDLFRNDMIYQKKNITYCTNHKGQYNEFVKEKNNHYEKKEKVSDVLSYPESKSFPYASISIIIGMIGISGLLKYLIYNLKNCDNEKSIRLEVDKIISYLDKYFILHNNEKTKGMHINNKIFNIKYITCAFFINENTLQCSIQLCTFFLSSCFLEKYYGPLKYISLFLCGTIFSNFISLQFFKFLKEVESLRMVDFVLIHPSGSMAFICALCSLYFKKWAIWKNIPIHCSVLMVPYLISSFYGISSLYKIKKHNVINSNKVTNNELNNYKNEMLQNGKDLLNHKSDYNNIINNINDNINIHNNTQDINKNTMNIKECRIIDTNNHTLNTLKNYLIINACDSVIQKRKRDNIFFNKKLQNLKKEAQEHINEINDKSQKMFFALSSAFTDMYGILLATAACCFMKCVKYIK, encoded by the coding sequence ATGTTTTATCACTTAAAAAACAGAAGAAATTTTCTGAATAATTTTGttcataaaaatgttttagTTGAAAAAGGTTTTAATATAAGATATTATCATTTGAATAGGAGCCCAGAACAAAAGaatgattataattttttgaaaaCATGTAAGTTTGATTTATTTAGAAATGATATGATttaccaaaaaaaaaatataacttATTGTACGAATCATAAAGGACAATATAATGAATTTGtaaaagagaaaaataatcattatgaaaagaaagaaaaagtATCAGATGTTCTTAGTTACCCAGAAAGTAAATCATTTCCATATGCATCTATATCTATTATTATAGGTATGATAGGTATATCAGGTTTActaaaatatttaatatataatttaaaaaattgtGATAATGAGAAGAGTATTAGATTAGAGGtagataaaataataagttatttagataaatattttattttacataataatgaaaaaacaaaaggaatgcatataaataataagatttttaatataaaatatataacatgtgccttttttattaatgaaaatacATTACAGTGTTCAATTCAATTATgcactttttttttatcttcatGTTTTcttgaaaaatattatggacctctaaaatatatttctttatttttatgtgGAACTATATTTTCGAATTTTATAAGTTTACAattctttaaatttttaaaagaagTAGAATCTTTAAGGATGGTTGATTTTGTGCTTATACATCCATCAGGGTCTATGGCTTTTATATGTGCTTTGTgttctttatattttaagaaATGGGCTATTTGGAAAAATATACCTATACACTGTTCTGTTTTAATGGTACCATATTTAATTTCTAGCTTTTATGgtatatcatcattatataaaattaaaaaacaCAATGTCATAAATTCAAATAAAGTAACaaataatgaattaaataattataaaaatgaaatgtTACAAAATGGTAAAGATCTTTTAAACCACAAATCAGACtataacaatattataaataatattaatgataatataaatatacataataatacaCAAGACATAAATAAGAATACTATGAATATTAAAGAATGTCGAATAATTGATACAAACAACCATACTTTAAATACActaaaaaattatttaattattaatgCATGTGATTCTGTTATACAAAAGAGAAAAAGAGataatatcttttttaataaaaaattacaaaattTAAAGAAAGAAGCACAAGAACATATAAACGAAATAAATGATAAGTCAcaaaaaatgttttttgCTCTCTCATCTGCCTTTACTGATATGTATGGTATACTTCTAGCCACAGCAGCGTGTTGTTTTATGAAATGtgttaaatatataaaatga
- a CDS encoding hypothetical protein (conserved Plasmodium protein, unknown function) — protein sequence MKENIKILYIHGFHIFGESKKKKIIEKAVGKKNLFIAGINQRRSISSFILFLSFIICVMLFNIYISYKFCDIIFLIITIILSIIIILVVYFIGSHLILYYIMKKSIKQAEQRVQMYDPDVVVGIYFGAVVAMNLNYRNGKKPLILVSPSVKTFQKFTHNLDIDLSTFPYVIIVNGSDDTITPMSICDELISTVPLGKGRLEIVHDDHSYSKLKESDFKAWIKEAKYKPSTSVVNIAKKLKDEKIGNRYIVNTGDISEFSSSEKDNMKEDDPLV from the exons ATGaaggaaaatataaagatattatacatacacgg GTTCCACATTTTTGGGGAAAGcaaaaagaagaaaataattgAAAAAGCCGttggaaaaaaaaatttattcaTAGCAGGCATTAATCAAAGGAGAAGCATTAGTTCCTTTATTTTGTTCCtttcatttataatatgtgttatgttatttaacatatatatatcttataaattttgtgatatcatatttcttataataacaataatcTTATCG attattataatattagttgtatattttatcgGATCGcatttaattctttattatattatgaagAAGTCAATTAAACAAGCAGAGCAAAGAGTTCAAATGTACGACCCTGATGTTGTTGTTGGAATATATTTTGGAGCTGTTGTAGCCATGAATCTTAACTACAGAAATGGAAAAAAACCTCTA ATTCTTGTATCCCCATCTGTTAAGACGTTTCAAAAATTTACACACAACTTAGATATTGATTTGTCTACTTTCCCATATGTAATAATTGTTAACGGATCTGATGATACTATAACTCCAATGAGTATTTGTGATGAACTTATTTCTACCGTTCCTTTAGGGAAAGGAAGACTAGAAATTGTTCATGATGATCATTCCTATTctaaattaaaagaatcTGATTTTAA AGCGTGGATTAAAGAAGCTAAATACAAACCTTCTACATCTGTAGTTAACATAgcaaaaaaattaaaggATGAAAAAATTGGCAACAGATATATTGTAAATACAGGTGATATTAGTGAATTTTCCTCATCTGAGAAAGATAATATGAAAGAAGATGATCCTTTGGtataa